In one Mauremys mutica isolate MM-2020 ecotype Southern chromosome 3, ASM2049712v1, whole genome shotgun sequence genomic region, the following are encoded:
- the HADHB gene encoding trifunctional enzyme subunit beta, mitochondrial, with amino-acid sequence MTSMLSRAIRSFPATSTWAVRFSARSFSCSPLSHAAVQPKSKKTLAKNGVKNIVVVDGVRIPFLQSGTSYADLMPHDLARASLQGLLNRTNVPKEVVDYIVYGTVIQEVKTSNVAREAALGAGFSDKTPAHTVTMACISSNQAMTTGVGLIASGQCDVVVAGGVELMSDVPIRHSRKMRKTLLSLNRAKTLGQRLALFAKIRPDYFAPELPAVAEFSTSETMGHSADRLAAAFAISRVEQDEYALRSHTLARKAQDEGLLTDVIPFKVPGKDTVIKDNGVRPSSMEQMGKLKAAFVKPYGTVTAANSSFLTDGASAVLMMSEEKALAMGYKPKAYLRDFVYVSQDPKDQLLLGPTYGTPKVLERAGLTLADIDVFEFHEAFAGQILANLKAMDSDWFAQNYMGRKSKVGAPPLEKFNKWGGSLSLGHPFGATGCRLVMTAAHRLKKEGGQYGVVAACAAGGQGHAMIVELYPQ; translated from the exons ATGACTTCCATGTTGAGCCGTGCTATCAGAAGCTTCCCTGCTACTTCCACATGGGCTGTCAGATTCT CTGCAAGATCCTTCAGCTGCTCCCCTCTGTCACATGCTGCAG tCCAGCCCAAGAGTAAGAAAACCTTAGCCAAAAATGGTGTGAAGAATATTGTTGTGGTCGATGGGGTCCGCATTCCATTTTTACAGTCTGGCACCTC ATATGCAGATCTGATGCCGCACGACTTGGCCAGAGCTTCGCTGCA AGGGTTGCTGAACCGGACCAACGTCCCGAAGGAAGTTGTCGATTACATTGTTTATGGCACAGTTATCCAGGAGGTGAAAACGAGCAATGTTGCTAGAGAG gctgccttgggagctggcTTCTCTGACAAAACTCCAGCCCACACGGTCACTATGGCTTGCATCTCTTCAAACCAAGCTATGACCACAG GTGTTGGTCTGATTGCATCTGGCCAGTGTGATGTGGTGGTAGCTGGTGGTGTGGAGTTAATGTCGGATGTTCCCATTCGTCACAGCAGGAAGATGAGGAAAACTCTGCTCTCCCTTAATAGGGCCAAGACCTTGGGCCAGAGGCTGGCACTGTTTGCTAAAATCCGTCCCGATTACTTTGCCCCAGAG CTCCCAGCTGTAGCAGAGTTTTCCACCAGTGAGACCATGGGACACTCAGCAGACCGGTTGGCTGCTGCCTTTGCTATCTCTCGTGTGGAACAAGACGAGTATGCCCTGCGTTCCCACACTTTGGCCAGAAAAGCCCAGGATGAGGGGCTGCTCACTGACGTGATACCCTTCAAAGTGCCAG GCAAAGATACTGTTATCAAAGATAATGGAGTCCGTCCATCCTCCATGGagcagatgggtaaactgaaagCTGCTTTTGTCAAACCTTATGGGACGGTCACAGCTGCCAACTCCTCCTTCCTG ACGGATGGTGCTTCGGCCGTTCTGATGATGTCTGAGGAGAAGGCTCTGGCGATGGGCTACAAACCAAAGGCCTACCTAAG GGATTTTGTGTATGTGTCCCAGGATCCAAAGGACCAGCTCCTGCTGGG GCCAACGTACGGGACTCCCAAAGTGCTGGAGAGGGCTGGTCTAACGCTGGCTGATATTGATGTGTTCGAATTTCATGAAGCTTTTGCT GGGCAGATTTTGGCTAACCTGAAAGCTATGGATTCGGATTGGTTTGCACAAAACTACATGGGCAGAAAGTCTAAG GTTGGAGCCCCGCCTCTGGAGAAGTTCAATAAGTGGGGGGGCTCCCTGTCTCTGGGGCACCCTTTTGGTGCCACTGGCTGCCGTTTAGTGATGACTGCGGCTCACAGGCTGAAGAAGGAAGGAGGGCAGTACGGTGTGGTTGCTGCCTGTGCTGCAGGAGGCCAG GGCCACGCAATGATTGTGGAACTTTACCCCCAGTAA